The Lactuca sativa cultivar Salinas chromosome 2, Lsat_Salinas_v11, whole genome shotgun sequence genome includes a window with the following:
- the LOC111886316 gene encoding protein MODIFIED TRANSPORT TO THE VACUOLE 1 yields the protein MESSRRAVESYWRSRMIDGATSDEDKVAPVYKLEEICELLRSSHVSIVKEVSEFIFKRLQHKSPIVKQKALRVIKYAVGKSGVEFRREMQRNSVAVRQLIHYKGQPDPLKGDALNKSVRETAQEALSAIFAGEDNSKPPPQEGLTQRIQGFGNTNFDIPSDDKKSFLSDMVGIGSATIKQGLNSLSQAQTHNKNDTGTYRGPNLRRSLTNESSYSDSKELSSQAATSSRLSTNVSGSWGQDLKTSQIDTENGNASSSYSNEKSREERLLETIVTSGGVRLQPTRDAIQVFLMEASKLNAVALSHALEAKLQSHMWQVRVKAICVLEAILRKKDDEPFSIVTSYFTENIDAVVKCSESPQASLREKANKVLSLLNGEQSGSRISHQDKNIKTEKTIVQMPDLIDTNDPFGTENLITTQTDEPIASLSTSTTTSLMNDFFMDSSTPDLHNEEFKTSDDPFADVAFHNKDEEHEETDIFSGMSTVDKPQVPTQTTAPGIGIGNGNGNGNGPELFDIFGSNSDTPQGNYKNDVNDLMAGLSIDGNSQGVNSNLTHQPDDVLSNLLKSQQAPGNGIPGNPMLPMDPMTYNSGFMFNPATFGTQPVNYAAMSSILAQQQFYLQQMHAQNFGAGNAASGSQVGGGGYDSAALPDIFNPNIATQQQPPASMMNNSKKEDTRAFDFISDHLAAARDPRRVN from the exons ATGGAATCGAGCAGGAGGGCGGTGGAATCGTACTGGAGGTCACGGATGATTGATGGGGCGACTTCTGATGAAGATAAAGTGGCGCCTGTTTACAAGTTGGAAGAAATATGCGAACTCCTTCGCTCTTCTCACGTCTCAATCGTCAAAGAAGTTTCCGAATTTATCTTTAAACGTCTGCAACACAAATCCCCCATTGTTAAGCAAAAG GCTTTAAGAGTGATCAAGTATGCTGTGGGGAAGTCAGGTGTGGAATTTAGGAGGGAAATGCAAAGGAACTCTGTAGCTGTTCGTCAGCTAATTCACTACAAGGGACAACCGGATCCATTGAAAGGTGATGCCCTTAATAAGTCTGTAAGAGAAACTGCTCAAGAAGCTTTATCAGCTATATTTGCTGGAGAAGACAACAGTAAACCACCACCACAAGAAGGTCTTACACAACGTATACAAGGTTTTGGAAACACAAACTTTGACATTCCATCTGATGATAAGAAGTCGTTTCTTAGTGATATGGTTGGCATTGGAAGTGCAACAATCAAACAGGGATTAAACAGCTTATCACAAGCTCAAACTCATAACAAAAATGACACAGGAACTTACAGGGGCCCTAATCTGAGAAGATCATTGACTAATGAATCGAGTTACTCTGATAGCAAAGAACTTTCTAGTCAAGCTGCAACTTCTTCTAGGTTATCAacaaatgtatctggatcttggGGACAAGATCTAAAAACAAGTCAAATAGATACTGAAAATGGGAATGCAAGCTCAAGTTATTCGAATGAAAAGAGTCGTGAAGAGAGGTTATTAGAGACCATTGTAACATCTGGTGGTGTTCGCCTTCAACCTACTCGTGATGCCATTCAAGTGTTCTTAATGGAGGCCTCAAAATTGAATGCAGTAGCTTTAAGTCATGCTCTAGAAGCCAAACTCCAATCTCATATGTGGCAG GTTCGTGTGAAAGCCATATGTGTGCTTGAGGCAATATTGAGGAAGAAAGATGATGAACCTTTTTCCATTGTCACCTCTTACTTTACTGAAAATATAGATGCTGTGGTAAAATGCTCTGAGTCTCCTCAAGCCTCTTTAAGGGAAAAGGCAAATAAG GTTTTAAGCCTTCTTAATGGAGAACAAAGTGGTAGCAGGATAAGCCATCAAGACAAAAATATAAAGACTGAAAAAACCATTGTCCAAATGCCTGATTTAATAGACACAAATGATCCATTTGGAACTGAAAATCTTATCACAACACAAACAGATGAACCCATTGCATCTCTCTCAACATCAACAACAACCTCTCTCATGAATGATTTCTTTATGGATTCCTCAACCCCTGATTTACACAATGAAGAATTCAAAACTAGTGATGACCCTTTTGCTGACGTGGCATTTCACAATaaagatgaagaacatgaagaaaccGATATTTTTTCAGGAATGTCCACTGTTGATAAACCACAAGTTCCAACACAAACTACAGCTCCTGGAATCGGAATTGGAAATGGAAATGGGAATGGAAATGGACCCGAGTTATTTGATAtattcggttccaactctgataCCCCTCAAGGGAATTATAAAAATGATGTTAATGACTTGATGGCTGGATTGTCTATAGATGGGAATTCTCAAGGGGTAAACAGTAATTTAACACATCAGCCAGATGATGTTTTGAGTAACTTGCTTAAATCCCAACAAGCACCTGGGAATGGAATACCTGGAAATCCCATGTTGCCTATGGATCCTATGACATATAATTCAGGATTTATGTTTAATCCTGCAACATTTGGAACTCAACCTGTAAATTATGCTGCTATGAGTAGCATTTTAGCTCAACAGCAGTTTTACCTGCAACAGATGCATGCTCAGAATTTTGGTGCAGGAAATGCTGCTTCTGGAAGTCAAGTCGGGGGTGGGGGGTATGACTCAGCAGCTCTTCCAGATATTTTTAATCCAAATATTGCAACTCAACAACAACCACCTGCTTCCATGATGAACAACTCCAAGAAAGAGGATACTAGAGCTTTTGATTTCATATCC GATCATCTTGCTGCTGCTCGTGACCCCAGGAGGGTAAACTAA